A portion of the Rhodanobacter sp. AS-Z3 genome contains these proteins:
- a CDS encoding aromatic amino acid ammonia-lyase: MLVSETILLDGSSLTRAQLIAVARHAASVTLDQNQLKHVQRAADFLAEKVNCGEPTYGVTTGFGSNADKLLGAHRVRDELPGSHASAPEGTLMEELQHNLIITHAVCVGKPFGEDVVRAMLLIRINTLMRGHSGIRVSTLEALTAMLNAGVVPVVPEKGSVGASGDLAPLSHLAIVLLGGGEAFYRGERMDGGEALKRAGLSPIRLSFKEGLALNNGTAQMLATGTLALDTLEQLLDTADVAAAMTLDAFAGRSGALRPEVHALRPHPGQVEVAARVRERLAGSTLLDIPYHLVPRFKSWAADAWTEADDQALSFDIGWDWVPANQRHGREAFYSRFLPFKGGKKHQPQDAYSLRCMPQVHGAVRDAWAQACRVFDIELNAVTDNPLIFPDNDEAQFIEEQVISAGHFHGMPLALAMSYVKAAIPVLASISERRLNKLVDPATNDGLPAFLTGNEDGTDSGFMIVQYTAAALVNDLATRAHPASVYSVPTSANAEDHVSMGANEARHVLEMVDDLGHVLALELYTAAQALDYRQEMLNAARRLATRGGWQALAAKVANAPREGQPHYEQFVAEVQQLAAALAGASDFHAGASVRDAHAILREKISFMHRDRAMDGDIRAVCALVQDGAFRAVH, encoded by the coding sequence ATCCTGGTGAGCGAAACCATTCTTCTCGACGGCAGCAGCCTGACGCGTGCGCAACTGATCGCCGTGGCGCGACATGCGGCATCGGTAACGCTCGATCAGAACCAGCTCAAGCATGTGCAGCGCGCGGCGGATTTTCTGGCGGAGAAGGTCAATTGCGGCGAGCCGACCTACGGCGTCACTACGGGCTTCGGCAGCAACGCGGACAAACTGCTCGGCGCGCACCGTGTGCGCGACGAGTTGCCGGGTAGTCACGCCAGCGCGCCCGAAGGCACGCTGATGGAAGAGCTTCAGCACAACCTGATCATCACCCATGCGGTGTGCGTGGGTAAGCCGTTCGGTGAAGACGTGGTCCGCGCCATGCTGCTGATCCGCATCAATACCTTGATGCGTGGTCACTCGGGCATTCGTGTCAGCACGCTGGAAGCGCTGACTGCGATGCTCAACGCCGGCGTGGTTCCGGTGGTGCCGGAGAAGGGCTCGGTCGGGGCCAGCGGTGACCTGGCGCCGCTGTCACATCTGGCGATCGTGCTGCTCGGTGGTGGCGAGGCGTTTTATCGCGGCGAGCGGATGGATGGTGGCGAGGCGCTGAAGCGTGCCGGCTTGAGTCCGATCCGGCTGTCGTTCAAGGAAGGTCTGGCGCTGAACAATGGTACGGCGCAGATGCTGGCTACCGGCACGCTGGCGCTGGATACGCTGGAACAGTTGCTCGATACGGCCGACGTGGCGGCCGCGATGACGCTGGATGCGTTCGCCGGTCGCAGCGGCGCCTTGCGTCCCGAAGTGCATGCCCTGCGCCCGCATCCGGGACAGGTGGAAGTGGCGGCACGCGTGCGTGAGCGGCTGGCAGGTTCCACCTTGCTCGATATTCCGTATCACCTGGTGCCGCGCTTCAAGTCATGGGCAGCCGACGCCTGGACCGAAGCGGACGACCAGGCCCTCAGCTTCGATATCGGCTGGGACTGGGTGCCGGCCAATCAGCGGCATGGTCGCGAAGCTTTCTACAGTCGCTTCCTGCCGTTCAAGGGTGGCAAGAAGCATCAGCCGCAGGATGCCTACAGCCTGCGCTGCATGCCGCAGGTGCACGGCGCCGTGCGCGATGCGTGGGCGCAGGCCTGTCGCGTGTTCGACATCGAACTGAACGCGGTCACCGACAATCCGCTGATCTTCCCCGACAACGACGAAGCGCAGTTCATCGAGGAGCAGGTGATCTCGGCCGGCCATTTCCATGGCATGCCGCTGGCGCTGGCAATGAGCTACGTGAAAGCGGCGATCCCGGTGCTGGCGTCGATCTCCGAACGCCGACTCAACAAGTTGGTTGATCCGGCCACCAACGACGGGTTGCCGGCGTTCCTTACCGGCAATGAAGACGGCACCGATTCCGGTTTCATGATCGTGCAGTACACCGCCGCCGCGCTGGTCAACGATCTGGCGACCCGCGCCCATCCAGCCAGCGTGTATTCGGTACCCACCAGTGCCAATGCGGAAGACCACGTTTCCATGGGCGCCAACGAGGCGCGCCATGTGCTGGAAATGGTGGACGACCTCGGCCACGTGCTGGCATTGGAGTTGTACACCGCCGCACAGGCACTGGATTACCGTCAGGAAATGTTGAACGCCGCCCGTCGATTGGCGACGCGTGGTGGTTGGCAGGCACTGGCGGCGAAGGTCGCCAACGCGCCGCGCGAAGGCCAGCCGCACTACGAGCAATTCGTCGCCGAAGTGCAGCAACTGGCGGCGGCACTAGCTGGTGCGAGCGACTTCCATGCCGGCGCCAGCGTGCGTGATGCCCACGCGATACTGCGCGAAAAGATCAGTTTCATGCATCGTGACCGTGCGATGGATGGCGATATTCGCGCGGTGTGCGCGCTTGTCCAGGATGGCGCGTTTCGCGCTGTTCACTGA
- a CDS encoding histidine triad nucleotide-binding protein, which translates to MSDTIFSKIIRREIPADIVYEDQDVMAFRDLNPQAPVHVLFIPKKPIATLNDAAAGDADLLGKLLLAAATYAKSEGFAEQGYRTVINCNEDGGQTVFHMHVHLLAGRRLIWPPG; encoded by the coding sequence ATGAGTGACACGATTTTCAGCAAGATCATCCGCCGCGAAATTCCGGCTGACATCGTCTACGAAGATCAGGATGTAATGGCGTTCCGTGACCTCAATCCGCAGGCGCCCGTGCATGTGTTGTTCATTCCGAAGAAGCCGATTGCCACGCTCAATGACGCGGCGGCTGGTGATGCCGACTTGCTTGGCAAGTTGTTGCTGGCGGCAGCGACTTACGCCAAGTCGGAGGGCTTTGCCGAGCAGGGCTATCGCACCGTGATCAACTGCAACGAAGACGGTGGCCAGACCGTGTTCCACATGCACGTGCATCTGCTGGCCGGAAGACGTTTGATCTGGCCGCCAGGCTGA
- a CDS encoding MBL fold metallo-hydrolase: MNWHLKFLGVGAAHAVELGSSAVVLERDGTPILLVDCGPDTLDRYMAAYGALPPALFITHTHMDHVAGLERLFFKCWFDERLRGTTRVFIHAGLMPWLQARVADYPGVLAEGGVNFWEAFRLVPCTRGFWLDSLWFDVFATRHHVPGTSYGLALDGSFAYTGDTRPIPEVLARHADGATLIAHDCSLIGNPSHTGIDDIDREYPESLRQQMILYHYGSAADGAALAARGYRVADPGGRIALALPTLPRADAG; this comes from the coding sequence ATGAACTGGCATCTGAAATTTCTCGGCGTCGGCGCGGCGCATGCGGTCGAACTCGGCTCCTCGGCGGTGGTCCTTGAGCGCGATGGTACGCCGATCCTGCTGGTCGATTGCGGTCCGGACACGCTTGATCGTTACATGGCCGCTTATGGCGCATTGCCGCCTGCGTTGTTCATCACCCACACCCACATGGATCACGTAGCCGGCCTGGAGCGACTGTTCTTCAAGTGCTGGTTCGACGAGCGCCTGCGCGGCACCACGCGCGTCTTCATCCATGCCGGCTTGATGCCATGGCTGCAGGCACGCGTGGCCGATTACCCTGGTGTTTTGGCCGAAGGTGGGGTGAATTTCTGGGAGGCGTTCCGATTGGTGCCGTGCACGCGCGGCTTCTGGCTTGATAGCCTTTGGTTCGATGTATTTGCTACGCGCCACCACGTGCCGGGAACCTCATATGGACTCGCTCTGGACGGCAGCTTTGCCTATACCGGCGACACCCGGCCGATCCCTGAAGTGCTGGCGCGCCACGCCGATGGCGCGACGTTGATTGCCCACGATTGCAGCTTGATCGGCAACCCCTCGCACACCGGCATTGATGATATTGATCGCGAGTACCCCGAGTCGCTGCGCCAGCAGATGATCCTCTACCACTATGGCAGTGCTGCCGATGGTGCGGCGCTGGCCGCGCGTGGTTATCGCGTGGCCGATCCCGGCGGGCGCATCGCGCTGGCGCTACCTACGTTACCCCGCGCCGACGCCGGCTGA
- the recR gene encoding recombination mediator RecR, which produces MSGSPLLAEFIEALRCLPGVGGKSAQRMAFHLLERERERGLKLAAVMEQAMRRIGHCERCRNFSEDPLCVLCASSSRDRQVLCVVESPTDLAAIEQATGFRGQYFVLMGRLSPLDGLGPEELGLPQLSQRLGEGEIEELIIATNPTVEGEATAHYLAQLARAGGVRPTRLAHGVPLGGELEYVDRSTLAHAFGGRQLLD; this is translated from the coding sequence ATGAGCGGATCTCCCCTTCTTGCCGAATTTATCGAAGCGCTGCGCTGCCTGCCTGGCGTGGGCGGCAAAAGTGCGCAGCGGATGGCCTTCCATTTGCTGGAACGCGAACGTGAGCGGGGGCTCAAGCTCGCTGCGGTGATGGAGCAGGCGATGCGGCGCATCGGTCACTGCGAGCGCTGCCGCAACTTCAGCGAAGATCCCTTGTGTGTATTGTGCGCGAGCTCCAGTCGTGACCGGCAGGTGTTGTGTGTGGTGGAGTCGCCGACCGATCTTGCTGCCATCGAACAGGCCACCGGTTTTCGCGGTCAGTACTTTGTGCTGATGGGGCGCTTGTCGCCGCTCGATGGTCTGGGGCCGGAAGAATTGGGCCTGCCACAGCTCAGCCAGCGTCTGGGTGAAGGCGAGATCGAGGAATTGATCATCGCCACCAATCCCACCGTCGAGGGCGAAGCCACGGCACACTACCTCGCTCAGCTGGCGCGCGCCGGTGGTGTGCGGCCGACCCGGCTGGCCCATGGTGTGCCGCTGGGTGGTGAACTCGAATACGTTGATCGCAGCACGCTGGCGCATGCGTTCGGCGGTCGCCAGTTGCTGGACTGA
- a CDS encoding glycosyltransferase family 9 protein yields the protein MTSNPIPKSICLLRTSAIGDVTHVVPLVRTLQKALPETSLTWIVGKLERKLVGDLPGVDFVTFDKPAGWAGMRAVHAELRGQRFDALLQMQVAMRSNLLSMGIKANRRIGYDKARSKDLHGLVINERIPARRGEHVLDAIGSFCEPLGLKQTDVRWDIPIPDEAHAWAAEQLPGDTPTLLVSPTSSHALRNWRAERYAAVMDHVTARGWRVVLIGGPSAGERTMADEVLAACQRQPLDLTGKDTLKKLMAMLSRAQLLLTPDSGPMHMANAVGTKVLGLHAASNPDRSGPYSDRRWCVNKYDEAARQYLGKPAIEIAWGSKIERPGVMDLIGVDDVIERYEAAAKSEE from the coding sequence ATGACCTCGAACCCGATACCTAAATCGATCTGCCTGTTGCGCACCTCCGCCATCGGCGATGTCACCCACGTGGTGCCGCTGGTACGCACGCTGCAGAAAGCCTTGCCCGAAACCTCACTGACCTGGATCGTCGGCAAGCTCGAACGGAAGCTGGTCGGTGACCTGCCTGGCGTGGATTTCGTCACTTTCGACAAGCCGGCTGGCTGGGCTGGTATGCGTGCGGTACATGCGGAGCTGCGCGGACAACGCTTCGATGCCCTGCTGCAAATGCAGGTGGCCATGCGCTCGAATCTGTTGAGCATGGGCATCAAGGCCAATCGTCGCATCGGTTACGACAAGGCACGCTCGAAAGATCTGCACGGACTGGTCATCAACGAACGCATTCCGGCACGCCGCGGCGAGCATGTGCTCGATGCCATCGGCAGCTTCTGTGAACCGCTTGGACTCAAGCAGACCGACGTGCGCTGGGATATTCCGATTCCCGACGAGGCCCATGCGTGGGCAGCCGAGCAACTGCCCGGCGACACGCCTACCCTGCTGGTCAGCCCCACTTCCAGCCATGCGCTACGCAACTGGCGAGCCGAACGCTATGCCGCCGTGATGGATCATGTAACCGCACGCGGCTGGCGCGTGGTGCTGATTGGCGGACCTTCCGCAGGCGAGCGCACGATGGCGGATGAGGTGCTGGCAGCCTGCCAACGCCAGCCGCTTGACCTGACCGGCAAAGACACGCTGAAAAAATTGATGGCGATGCTCAGCCGCGCGCAGCTGCTGCTGACACCCGACTCCGGTCCGATGCACATGGCCAATGCGGTGGGCACCAAGGTGCTCGGCCTGCATGCCGCAAGTAACCCCGACCGTTCCGGCCCCTACTCCGATCGCCGCTGGTGCGTGAACAAGTACGACGAGGCGGCGCGACAGTATCTGGGCAAACCCGCCATCGAGATAGCGTGGGGCAGCAAGATCGAACGGCCTGGCGTGATGGATTTGATCGGCGTTGATGACGTGATCGAGCGCTACGAGGCCGCCGCGAAGAGCGAAGAATGA
- a CDS encoding DUF6165 family protein gives MSLIQTPVSYGELIDKITILEIKSRRISDNAKLANVRNELDLLAATWANDVASQTDISDERARLLAVNELLWDIEDKIRLKERAQAFDQEFIALARAVYFRNDERAAFKREINLKLGSQLVEEKSYQDYRQQK, from the coding sequence ATGAGCCTGATCCAGACCCCGGTGTCGTACGGCGAACTGATCGACAAGATCACCATTCTCGAAATCAAATCACGGCGCATCAGCGACAACGCGAAATTGGCCAACGTGCGCAACGAGCTGGACTTGCTTGCCGCAACCTGGGCCAACGATGTGGCTTCGCAGACGGACATTTCCGACGAGCGTGCGCGCCTGCTCGCGGTGAATGAGCTGTTGTGGGATATCGAGGACAAGATTCGGCTGAAGGAACGCGCGCAGGCATTCGATCAGGAGTTCATCGCATTGGCGCGTGCGGTGTACTTCCGCAACGACGAGCGTGCTGCGTTCAAGCGCGAAATCAACCTGAAACTGGGTTCGCAGCTGGTCGAGGAAAAGTCGTACCAGGATTACCGACAGCAAAAATGA
- the hisS gene encoding histidine--tRNA ligase produces MALTLARTMPGVLELLPLDQIAFQRMLDVIRRNYERFGFLAIETPVIEYSDVLLTKSGGETERQVYFVQSTGALNAAAKVDEGMPELALRFDLTVPLARYVAEHERELSFPFRRYQMQKVYRGERAQRGRFREFYQCDIDVIGKDALSVRYDAEIPAVIHSVFRELDIGSFTIHMNNRKLMRGYFESLGVVDAEQQMLVLREVDKLDKRGADYVRDTLTGESFGLSAEVTAKILAFVQVRSTSLQDALDKLDALGPGPEAMEQGRAELKEVLNLINAFGVPESAYALNLSIARGLDYYTGTVYETILNDHPQIGSICSGGRYENLAGQYTKSHLPGVGISIGLTRLYWQLRDAGLIDTAKSTVDVLVTQMDEAQLPAYLALAGELRGAGIATEVVLEGGKLGKQFKYADRAGIRFVIVLGEDEIAKGVVTVKDLRREDQFEVARSELIKTLRVELEQAAAMG; encoded by the coding sequence ATGGCGCTTACCCTGGCCCGTACCATGCCCGGCGTGCTCGAGCTGCTGCCGCTCGACCAGATCGCGTTCCAGCGCATGCTCGACGTGATCCGTCGCAATTACGAGCGTTTCGGCTTTCTGGCCATCGAAACACCGGTGATTGAATACTCCGACGTACTGCTGACCAAGAGCGGCGGCGAAACCGAGCGTCAGGTCTATTTCGTGCAGTCCACCGGTGCCCTGAACGCGGCCGCCAAGGTCGACGAAGGCATGCCGGAACTGGCCTTGCGTTTTGACCTCACCGTGCCACTGGCGCGTTACGTCGCCGAGCACGAGCGCGAGCTGAGCTTCCCGTTCCGTCGCTACCAGATGCAGAAGGTCTACCGCGGCGAGCGCGCCCAGCGCGGACGCTTCCGCGAGTTCTATCAGTGCGACATCGACGTGATCGGCAAGGACGCGCTGTCGGTGCGCTACGACGCCGAGATTCCGGCGGTGATCCACAGCGTGTTCCGTGAACTGGACATTGGTTCGTTCACCATCCACATGAACAACCGCAAGCTGATGCGCGGTTACTTCGAAAGCCTTGGCGTGGTGGATGCCGAACAGCAAATGCTGGTGCTGCGCGAAGTGGACAAGCTGGACAAGCGCGGCGCCGATTACGTGCGCGATACGCTGACTGGCGAGTCCTTCGGTCTCAGTGCCGAGGTGACGGCAAAAATCCTCGCCTTCGTGCAGGTGCGTTCCACCTCGCTGCAGGATGCGCTGGACAAGCTCGATGCGCTCGGGCCCGGCCCGGAAGCGATGGAGCAGGGCCGCGCCGAGCTGAAAGAAGTGCTCAATCTGATCAACGCATTCGGCGTGCCTGAAAGCGCCTACGCGCTGAATCTGTCGATCGCACGCGGTCTCGATTACTACACCGGCACGGTCTACGAGACCATCTTGAATGACCACCCACAGATCGGCTCGATCTGTTCCGGCGGACGTTACGAAAACCTCGCCGGCCAGTACACCAAGTCACACCTGCCCGGCGTGGGGATCTCGATCGGCCTGACCCGGCTGTACTGGCAGTTGCGCGACGCCGGCCTGATCGACACGGCCAAGAGCACGGTCGATGTGCTGGTCACCCAGATGGACGAGGCCCAGTTGCCGGCTTATCTGGCGTTGGCCGGCGAATTGCGTGGTGCCGGCATTGCCACCGAAGTGGTGCTGGAAGGCGGCAAGCTGGGCAAGCAATTCAAGTACGCCGACCGCGCCGGCATCCGCTTCGTGATCGTGCTGGGCGAAGACGAAATTGCCAAGGGCGTGGTGACGGTGAAAGACCTGCGCCGCGAGGACCAGTTCGAGGTGGCGCGCAGTGAATTGATCAAGACCCTGCGGGTGGAACTGGAACAGGCTGCTGCGATGGGTTGA
- a CDS encoding YbaB/EbfC family nucleoid-associated protein: MRGQIGQLMQQAQRMQDDMKRAQEEIAKLEVTGSAGGGLVSVVMTGAHEVRRVQIDRQTFADDPEMAEDLVAAAINDAVNKVAEVSKNKLGGVTAGMNLPAGFKMPF, translated from the coding sequence ATGAGAGGACAAATCGGTCAGCTGATGCAGCAAGCCCAACGCATGCAGGACGACATGAAGCGCGCGCAGGAGGAGATTGCCAAGCTGGAAGTCACCGGCAGTGCGGGCGGCGGTCTGGTCAGCGTGGTGATGACCGGCGCGCATGAAGTGCGTCGTGTGCAGATCGACCGGCAGACGTTTGCCGATGATCCGGAGATGGCCGAGGACCTCGTCGCCGCCGCGATCAACGACGCGGTGAACAAGGTCGCCGAAGTCAGCAAGAACAAGCTGGGTGGCGTCACGGCAGGCATGAATCTGCCGGCCGGCTTCAAGATGCCGTTCTGA
- the dnaX gene encoding DNA polymerase III subunit gamma/tau yields the protein MSYQVLARKWRPRKFAELVGQEHVVRALTNALDTGRMHHAYLFTGTRGVGKTTIARIFAKSLNCERGQSADPCGECSVCVAVDEGRFVDLLEIDAASNTGVDDVREVIENAQYAPSRGRFKVYLVDEVHMLSKNAFNALLKTLEEPPPHVKFLLATTDPQKLPVTVLSRCLKFNLKRLLPEQISGQMRHILAAENISYEDSAIGELARAADGSLRDGLSLLDQAIAYGGGALHADDVRTMLGSVARGQVLGVLDALAAGDGERLLVECRQIASYSPDFGGVLDDIASVLHRLQLIQLIPGYRPDEESEDDGALSSLAERISPEDVQLYYQIATSGRRDIALAPDARTGFEMALLRMLAFRPGDSAPAARAERPPVRDQAVAHRPAAAAPNRQAPASPPRMAEAPAPRAASAPAPAPAPAATAPVARDANGLPDWDALIERAGLRGPFSVLAQNAILRERDGQTLVLALQPAHMSMAVEPMVSQMEERIGNALGERIKLRFVSQAQSAGVQTPAARAAQVRDNAQAAAEQSIEDDPLVQSLKRDFGARVVPQSIKPFDNESGAT from the coding sequence ATGTCCTATCAAGTACTCGCCCGCAAATGGCGTCCGCGCAAGTTCGCCGAGCTGGTCGGGCAGGAGCACGTGGTTCGCGCGCTGACCAACGCGCTGGATACCGGCCGCATGCATCACGCCTACCTGTTCACCGGCACCCGTGGCGTCGGCAAGACCACGATTGCGCGCATCTTTGCCAAGTCGTTGAACTGCGAGCGCGGTCAGTCGGCCGATCCCTGCGGTGAATGTTCGGTGTGCGTCGCGGTGGACGAAGGTCGTTTCGTCGACCTGCTGGAAATCGACGCGGCCAGCAATACCGGCGTGGATGATGTGCGTGAAGTGATCGAAAACGCGCAGTACGCGCCGTCGCGTGGCCGCTTCAAGGTGTACCTGGTCGACGAAGTGCACATGCTGTCGAAGAACGCGTTCAACGCGTTGTTGAAGACGCTGGAAGAACCGCCGCCGCACGTGAAATTCCTGCTCGCCACCACCGACCCGCAGAAGCTGCCGGTGACGGTGCTCTCGCGTTGCCTGAAGTTCAATCTCAAGCGGTTGTTACCGGAGCAGATTTCCGGCCAGATGCGGCACATTCTGGCTGCAGAAAACATCAGCTACGAAGACAGTGCGATTGGCGAGCTGGCACGCGCGGCCGACGGCTCGCTGCGTGACGGCCTGTCGCTGCTGGATCAGGCAATTGCCTACGGTGGTGGCGCGCTGCATGCGGACGACGTACGCACCATGCTGGGCAGCGTGGCGCGTGGCCAGGTGCTTGGCGTGCTCGATGCGCTGGCCGCTGGCGATGGTGAACGGCTGCTGGTCGAGTGCCGGCAGATCGCTTCGTATTCCCCGGATTTCGGCGGCGTGCTGGACGATATCGCCAGCGTGCTGCATCGCCTGCAGTTGATCCAGTTGATCCCCGGCTATCGCCCCGACGAGGAAAGCGAGGACGACGGTGCGTTGTCGTCGCTGGCAGAGCGGATCAGCCCGGAAGATGTACAGCTGTATTACCAGATCGCCACCTCGGGTCGTCGCGATATTGCGTTGGCGCCGGATGCGCGCACAGGCTTCGAAATGGCGTTGCTGCGCATGCTGGCGTTCCGTCCCGGCGATAGTGCGCCCGCAGCGCGAGCCGAGCGGCCACCGGTGCGCGACCAAGCTGTCGCGCACCGACCGGCCGCGGCTGCTCCAAATCGGCAGGCGCCCGCATCGCCGCCACGTATGGCGGAAGCTCCGGCTCCACGTGCGGCATCCGCGCCAGCCCCTGCGCCCGCGCCAGCGGCCACTGCGCCGGTAGCACGTGATGCCAATGGCCTGCCGGACTGGGACGCGCTGATCGAGCGCGCCGGCCTGCGTGGCCCGTTCAGCGTGCTGGCGCAGAACGCGATCTTGCGCGAGCGCGATGGGCAGACTCTGGTGCTCGCTTTGCAGCCGGCGCATATGAGCATGGCCGTCGAACCGATGGTCAGCCAGATGGAAGAGCGCATCGGCAATGCGCTGGGCGAACGCATCAAGCTGCGATTCGTCAGTCAGGCTCAATCCGCCGGCGTGCAGACACCGGCCGCACGAGCCGCGCAGGTGCGCGACAACGCGCAGGCGGCTGCCGAGCAGTCCATCGAAGACGATCCACTGGTGCAGTCACTGAAGCGCGACTTCGGCGCGCGCGTGGTGCCGCAATCCATCAAACCTTTTGACAACGAATCCGGAGCAACGTGA
- a CDS encoding Slp family lipoprotein, translating to MSLYRPLTLTAALALLAGCATIPKPLEGTYTDVSTASAQQGGAGGTHVRWGGEIIKTEPGQQQTCFYLLSRPLDSQARPKTGNTGENLGRFVACRSGFYDPEVFVRGRELTVTGTLHGTVSQKVGDFDYAYPRVEADVVYLWPKRPVVTNYPPGFYDPFWGAGFGPYWGGYPYGGFYPRQVIVVRPAPPPPPPSKP from the coding sequence ATGTCCCTGTACCGCCCACTGACACTCACCGCGGCCCTCGCCCTGCTGGCCGGTTGCGCAACGATTCCGAAACCGCTGGAAGGCACTTATACCGACGTCTCCACCGCCAGTGCGCAACAGGGCGGCGCTGGCGGAACGCACGTCCGTTGGGGCGGCGAGATCATCAAGACCGAACCGGGTCAGCAGCAGACCTGCTTCTATCTGCTGTCACGCCCGCTGGACAGTCAGGCGCGCCCGAAGACCGGCAATACCGGCGAGAACCTCGGGCGTTTCGTTGCCTGCCGCAGCGGTTTCTATGATCCGGAAGTTTTCGTCCGCGGGCGCGAACTGACCGTCACCGGCACCTTGCATGGCACGGTCTCACAGAAGGTCGGCGATTTTGATTACGCCTATCCGCGAGTGGAAGCCGACGTGGTTTACCTGTGGCCGAAGCGACCGGTGGTAACGAATTATCCTCCGGGCTTCTACGACCCGTTCTGGGGTGCGGGCTTTGGTCCGTATTGGGGTGGCTATCCCTATGGCGGTTTCTATCCGCGTCAGGTGATCGTGGTGCGCCCGGCTCCGCCACCGCCGCCACCGTCCAAGCCCTGA
- a CDS encoding 3-deoxy-D-manno-octulosonic acid kinase has protein sequence MMMQERTHSDATGAILFDAALSPQVGHEWFAPDYWRERDGLRMQAGGRGGVAIIAAPVGECVLRHYRRGGLVAALLGDRYLWTGADRTRPFQEFRLLAEIARLGLPGPAVVAARYCRRGLFYSADLLTRRIADAQTLAECLVAGRLDAELAEEVGALVARFHRAGIWHADLNAHNVLVTSEQLYLIDFDRGCMRAPAEPWQQANLQRLRRSLLKLGAGRDGEAAFEKAVWQPLLYRYGRTLNP, from the coding sequence ATGATGATGCAGGAACGAACCCACAGCGATGCCACTGGCGCGATTCTGTTCGACGCGGCGTTGTCGCCACAAGTCGGACACGAATGGTTTGCACCGGATTACTGGCGCGAACGTGATGGCTTGCGCATGCAGGCGGGTGGCCGCGGTGGTGTGGCTATCATTGCTGCACCGGTGGGTGAATGCGTGTTGCGGCACTACCGTCGTGGTGGTCTGGTCGCGGCCTTGCTGGGTGATCGTTATCTGTGGACGGGTGCCGACCGTACGCGTCCCTTCCAGGAATTTCGCCTGCTCGCCGAGATTGCCCGGCTGGGTCTTCCCGGCCCGGCCGTGGTCGCTGCGCGCTATTGCCGGCGTGGATTGTTCTACAGCGCCGATCTGCTTACCCGCCGTATTGCCGATGCGCAAACGCTGGCCGAATGCCTCGTGGCAGGTCGGCTGGATGCTGAACTGGCGGAGGAGGTCGGTGCGCTGGTGGCGCGCTTTCATCGCGCCGGTATTTGGCACGCCGATCTGAACGCACACAACGTGCTGGTGACCTCGGAGCAGTTGTATCTGATCGATTTCGATCGCGGGTGCATGCGTGCGCCTGCCGAACCCTGGCAGCAAGCCAATCTGCAACGCCTGCGGCGCTCGCTGCTGAAGCTGGGTGCTGGTCGTGACGGTGAGGCCGCATTCGAGAAAGCTGTCTGGCAACCCTTGTTGTATCGCTACGGACGTACGCTCAATCCATGA